A single window of Polyangiaceae bacterium DNA harbors:
- a CDS encoding response regulator has product MGTKRARDVASASTDTDVLVSVSVLPADETLRASFGYRRGAKPTTTCMDNCPIYQGNNVVPVSTVTEHRRAIEAGTRSARCASAMMNVSNILLLDEEDLMREATALLLANRGARVTKSATIDDALAQLERRTYDVVIIDVHADSLNPAQVIERIVEKVTSDARVIVCSEKPVPTVDPSSISHVLVKPYPFDRLVEAAFASRSPGTRSARPIVKAPSRRITTHRRSAPLMRRGRA; this is encoded by the coding sequence GTGGGAACAAAGCGCGCACGTGACGTCGCTTCGGCGTCCACGGACACCGACGTCCTCGTTTCGGTGTCCGTTTTGCCCGCCGACGAAACCTTGCGAGCATCGTTCGGGTACAGACGCGGGGCCAAACCGACGACCACATGCATGGACAATTGCCCGATTTACCAGGGTAACAACGTAGTTCCCGTGAGCACCGTCACCGAACATCGACGCGCGATCGAGGCAGGCACGCGCTCTGCAAGGTGCGCCTCCGCCATGATGAACGTATCGAACATCCTGCTTCTCGACGAAGAAGATCTCATGCGCGAAGCTACCGCGCTTTTACTCGCAAACCGAGGTGCTCGAGTCACGAAATCCGCGACGATCGACGATGCCCTCGCGCAGTTGGAAAGACGAACCTACGATGTCGTCATCATTGACGTGCACGCGGATTCGCTGAATCCTGCGCAGGTCATCGAGCGCATCGTCGAGAAGGTGACTTCCGACGCACGCGTCATCGTTTGTTCCGAAAAACCCGTGCCGACTGTCGACCCGAGCAGCATCAGCCACGTGCTCGTCAAGCCGTATCCATTCGACCGACTCGTCGAAGCGGCATTCGCATCTCGATCACCCGGCACGCGAAGCGCTCGTCCCATCGTCAAGGCGCCGAGCCGACGGATCACGACGCATCGCCGCAGCGCTCCGCTCATGAGACGCGGCAGGGCTTGA
- the rpoN gene encoding RNA polymerase factor sigma-54 codes for MGMEMKLQFKLSQQLVMTPQLVQAIRLLQLSRLELVEEIRKELDGNPLLADDGGADTTSSRETVNGTRDTSNVDGARNERIAEHSDTDLAARDTEKRVKEVDWEQFLENRQLQQVPPGQRSGFEELPPIEQNLSRSTSLREHLSFQLQMSDFVDNERMFAELVIGNLDDRGYLDLSGGENPDGTKRPDLTIEDLATEAGLDPEDAPFVLAMIQRFDPIGVAARDLGECLRVQAEVLGYDEIEQAIIKDHLHNVERRNFGAIAKALKISTDEVCDAVQEIQKLESVPARNFAEVDDKTIAITPDVYVFKDHEQWVVTDNDKGLQRLFINENLAQRMLKDPKAKEFISEKLRSAQWLIRAIEQRRRTIIKVTECIVEKQKDFLERGVAHLKPMILRDIAEAVGMHESTISRVTSNKYVHTPQGLFELKYFFNSSIQRVADEDIASESVKQAIKKIIAAEDKNNPLSDQAIVKILEDQDGIRIARRTVAKYREMLGILPSSKRKKMF; via the coding sequence ATGGGCATGGAGATGAAACTCCAGTTCAAGCTGTCCCAGCAGTTGGTGATGACACCACAGCTGGTGCAGGCGATTCGGCTCTTGCAGCTGTCTCGCCTCGAACTGGTCGAGGAAATCCGCAAAGAGCTCGACGGCAACCCGCTCCTAGCGGACGACGGGGGTGCCGATACGACGAGCTCACGCGAAACCGTCAACGGTACGCGTGATACGTCGAACGTCGATGGGGCAAGGAACGAGCGGATTGCGGAGCATTCCGATACGGATCTGGCCGCACGTGACACGGAAAAACGGGTCAAAGAGGTCGACTGGGAGCAGTTCCTCGAAAACCGACAGCTCCAGCAAGTTCCCCCTGGGCAGCGCTCGGGCTTCGAAGAACTGCCTCCCATCGAACAGAACCTGTCGCGGAGCACGAGCCTGCGAGAGCATCTCTCGTTCCAGCTCCAGATGAGTGACTTCGTCGACAACGAGCGCATGTTCGCCGAGCTCGTCATCGGCAATCTGGACGACCGTGGCTACCTCGATCTCTCGGGCGGGGAAAACCCAGACGGGACCAAACGACCGGACCTCACGATCGAAGACCTTGCAACAGAAGCGGGTCTCGACCCCGAAGATGCCCCGTTTGTCTTGGCCATGATCCAGCGTTTCGATCCCATCGGCGTTGCGGCGCGTGATCTCGGTGAGTGTCTGCGGGTGCAAGCCGAAGTGCTCGGTTACGACGAAATCGAGCAGGCCATCATCAAAGACCACTTGCACAACGTCGAGCGGCGTAACTTTGGTGCCATCGCCAAAGCACTGAAGATCAGCACCGACGAAGTGTGCGACGCGGTGCAAGAAATCCAGAAGCTCGAAAGCGTTCCCGCGCGCAACTTTGCCGAGGTCGACGACAAGACGATTGCCATCACGCCCGACGTCTACGTGTTCAAGGATCACGAGCAGTGGGTCGTCACGGACAACGACAAGGGGCTGCAGCGGCTCTTCATCAACGAAAATCTCGCGCAGCGGATGCTGAAGGATCCGAAGGCGAAAGAATTCATCAGCGAGAAGTTGCGGAGCGCGCAGTGGCTCATACGCGCCATCGAACAGCGAAGGCGCACCATCATCAAAGTGACCGAATGCATCGTCGAAAAGCAGAAAGATTTTCTCGAGCGCGGCGTTGCGCACTTGAAACCCATGATCCTGCGTGACATCGCCGAAGCCGTCGGGATGCACGAGTCGACGATTTCACGCGTCACGTCGAACAAGTACGTGCACACGCCGCAGGGCCTCTTCGAGCTCAAGTACTTCTTCAACTCGTCGATCCAGCGCGTGGCGGACGAAGACATCGCATCGGAGAGTGTCAAGCAGGCGATCAAGAAAATCATCGCCGCCGAAGACAAGAACAATCCGCTCAGCGATCAAGCCATCGTCAAGATCCTCGAAGACCAGGACGGCATTCGGATCGCGCGGCGCACGGTGGCGAAATACCGCGAGATGCTCGGCATTTTGCCGTCGTCCAAACGCAAGAAGATGTTCTGA
- a CDS encoding SDR family oxidoreductase: MHVVITGANRGIGLEFVRQYLERGNRVDAGVRHPESARELSALAAGAGGRLRILPCDIADDSSVKAFAEAIGNDTSVDLLVNNAGIFGSRQAFVDMDFDDLARTITTNAIGTLRVTMAFLPHLRRGSARKIVILSSKVGSIENDTSSDFYGYRMSKAALNIACKNLAIDLRSEGFTVLIVHPGWVQTAMGGPYAPTHVEESVAGMIAQIDRRGPADSGTFFDFAGNAIPW; encoded by the coding sequence ATGCACGTCGTCATCACTGGGGCAAACCGTGGCATTGGGCTCGAATTCGTTCGCCAGTACCTCGAACGCGGCAATCGAGTGGACGCAGGCGTACGCCATCCCGAATCCGCGCGCGAATTGTCGGCGCTCGCGGCGGGCGCGGGCGGCAGACTTCGCATTTTGCCATGCGACATCGCGGATGACTCGAGCGTCAAGGCCTTCGCCGAAGCCATCGGCAATGACACTTCAGTCGACTTGCTCGTCAACAATGCGGGCATTTTTGGAAGTCGCCAGGCATTCGTGGACATGGATTTTGATGACCTGGCTCGGACGATTACGACGAATGCCATTGGAACATTACGCGTCACCATGGCATTTTTGCCTCATCTGCGTCGAGGCTCGGCGCGAAAAATCGTGATATTGTCGAGTAAAGTGGGCTCCATCGAGAACGACACGAGCAGTGATTTTTATGGCTATCGTATGAGCAAGGCTGCTTTGAACATCGCCTGTAAAAATTTGGCTATCGATCTTCGCTCAGAAGGTTTTACCGTGCTCATCGTCCACCCGGGGTGGGTGCAAACGGCCATGGGAGGTCCCTACGCGCCAACCCACGTCGAAGAATCGGTTGCGGGAATGATTGCGCAAATCGATCGCCGCGGCCCAGCCGACTCGGGCACCTTCTTCGACTTTGCAGGCAACGCAATTCCGTGGTGA
- a CDS encoding valine--tRNA ligase: protein MSTAELAKAYEPKDVEPRWYEFWLENAVFAAHDEPDGKRPTYVLPMPPPNVTGSLHMGHALTVALEDVLTRWHRMRGYNTLWLPGIDHAGIATQTVVERQLKREGKSRHDLGREAFIERVWQWKAESGGRITLQQRVLGASPDWARTKFTLDPDLCVAVREAFVRLYEQGLIYRDTRLVHWDCEAQTVLSNLEVENEDANGELFEFAYPVSGGEGELVVATTRPETMLGDTAVAVHPDDERYKHLHGKRLQHPFLDRTIPIITDAILVDPKFGTGAVKVTPAHDFNDHETGKRHKLQMISIMNKDGTLNAEAGPFAGMERFVARKAVKKALEEKGLVRGSKNHQLVLPRSQRNGSIVEPIISTQWFVAMKPLAGPALAAVRHGHTKIIPEDWTKTYEHWMTNILDWCISRQLWWGHRIPAFHCSVCSHITVSREDPSECEKCHSKEIKQDEDVLDTWFSSGLWPFSTLGWPEDTPALRTFYPASDMETGYDILFFWVARMMMMGIHFMGEPPFKRILLHGMVVDETGDKMSKVKGNVIDPLDLIHGASFDSVVEKALPGAPRDEALKKFKKAYPSAAQMGAGFSAYGADALRYTLCTYSPQARRIPLSPKKIEGYRNFCNKIWNATRYALPYLEGAKVTNAAPAATTLTNRWILSRLHTALDAAHRGFDEFRLDDAALALYHFFWGELCDWYLELTKPVLNPSAGATPGPEQEETKHVLAYVMETAMRALHPLIPFITEELWQRLPRAEGAPKSIVIAAYPQSSAAPFDADAERDMAVLQSVISAARSIRSEHEVHPGAEVPLLLRAEGERLLRLLAAESRAIRTLVKTAGDVAIEARGGARPKGSVMGVASGVDVLVDLRGLVEGAKEAARIEREIKKCEKDIAALEKKLSLPSFAEKAPPEVVAESRTQLEELRKKRAGLEEAKGLSAELG from the coding sequence ATGAGCACCGCTGAACTTGCGAAAGCCTACGAGCCCAAGGACGTCGAGCCGCGTTGGTACGAATTTTGGTTGGAAAACGCCGTATTTGCCGCCCATGACGAACCTGACGGCAAGCGCCCGACGTACGTCCTGCCCATGCCTCCGCCGAATGTCACGGGTTCATTGCACATGGGCCACGCGCTCACGGTGGCGCTCGAAGATGTCCTCACGCGTTGGCATCGGATGCGTGGATACAACACGCTTTGGCTTCCGGGCATCGATCATGCGGGCATTGCGACGCAGACGGTGGTCGAGCGGCAGCTCAAACGTGAAGGCAAGAGTCGTCACGACCTTGGGCGTGAAGCATTCATCGAGCGAGTGTGGCAGTGGAAGGCCGAAAGCGGCGGGCGCATTACGCTTCAGCAGCGAGTGCTCGGGGCGAGCCCCGATTGGGCGCGTACCAAGTTCACCTTGGATCCCGACTTGTGCGTCGCGGTGCGCGAAGCATTCGTTCGTCTTTACGAACAGGGTTTGATTTATCGCGACACGCGCCTCGTGCATTGGGATTGCGAAGCGCAAACGGTGTTATCGAACTTGGAAGTGGAAAACGAAGACGCCAATGGCGAGCTTTTTGAATTTGCTTATCCGGTTTCGGGTGGCGAAGGCGAGCTCGTGGTGGCGACGACGCGTCCGGAGACGATGCTGGGTGATACCGCCGTCGCGGTGCATCCGGACGACGAGCGGTACAAGCATTTGCATGGAAAGCGGCTGCAGCATCCGTTTTTGGATCGCACGATTCCCATCATCACGGACGCCATTTTGGTGGATCCCAAGTTCGGCACGGGCGCGGTGAAAGTGACGCCGGCGCACGATTTCAATGATCACGAGACCGGCAAACGGCACAAGCTGCAAATGATCTCGATCATGAACAAGGACGGGACGCTCAACGCCGAGGCCGGTCCGTTTGCTGGAATGGAACGATTCGTGGCGCGCAAAGCCGTCAAAAAGGCGCTCGAAGAAAAAGGCCTCGTGCGCGGATCGAAGAACCATCAGCTCGTGTTGCCGCGCAGCCAGCGGAATGGTTCGATCGTGGAACCGATCATTTCCACGCAATGGTTCGTCGCAATGAAACCATTGGCAGGCCCGGCGCTCGCTGCGGTTCGGCATGGTCATACGAAGATCATCCCCGAGGATTGGACGAAGACGTACGAGCACTGGATGACGAACATCCTCGATTGGTGCATTTCTCGGCAGCTTTGGTGGGGTCATCGCATTCCGGCATTCCATTGCAGCGTTTGCAGTCACATCACGGTCTCGCGCGAGGATCCTTCCGAATGCGAAAAGTGTCATTCGAAAGAAATCAAACAAGACGAAGACGTGCTCGATACGTGGTTTTCGAGTGGCCTGTGGCCATTTTCGACGCTCGGATGGCCCGAGGATACGCCGGCTTTGCGGACGTTTTACCCGGCGAGCGACATGGAGACGGGGTACGACATTCTGTTTTTCTGGGTCGCTCGAATGATGATGATGGGCATTCATTTCATGGGTGAACCGCCCTTCAAGCGCATTTTGCTGCACGGAATGGTCGTCGACGAAACGGGCGACAAGATGAGCAAAGTGAAGGGCAACGTGATCGACCCGCTGGATTTGATTCACGGCGCGAGTTTCGATTCGGTCGTGGAAAAAGCGCTGCCCGGAGCGCCGCGCGACGAAGCGCTGAAGAAGTTCAAGAAAGCATATCCATCGGCGGCGCAAATGGGCGCAGGGTTTTCCGCCTATGGAGCGGATGCATTGCGATACACGCTTTGCACGTATTCGCCGCAAGCGAGGCGCATACCGCTGTCGCCAAAGAAAATCGAAGGGTACCGCAATTTCTGCAACAAGATCTGGAACGCCACGCGATACGCACTTCCGTACCTCGAAGGCGCGAAGGTCACGAATGCGGCCCCCGCAGCGACGACCTTGACGAATCGGTGGATCTTGTCACGGCTGCATACGGCGCTCGATGCGGCACACCGGGGCTTCGATGAATTCCGGCTCGATGACGCAGCACTTGCCCTGTATCACTTTTTCTGGGGCGAGCTTTGCGATTGGTATTTGGAGCTGACAAAACCGGTGCTCAATCCGTCGGCGGGCGCGACGCCTGGTCCGGAGCAAGAGGAAACGAAGCATGTGCTCGCGTACGTGATGGAAACGGCGATGCGCGCGCTGCATCCATTGATTCCGTTCATCACGGAGGAATTGTGGCAAAGGCTGCCGCGGGCCGAAGGAGCGCCGAAGTCGATTGTGATTGCTGCGTATCCGCAATCGTCGGCGGCGCCTTTCGATGCGGATGCCGAGCGGGACATGGCGGTCTTGCAATCGGTGATATCGGCCGCGCGGAGCATTCGGAGCGAGCACGAAGTGCATCCGGGAGCGGAAGTGCCTTTGCTATTGCGTGCCGAAGGCGAGCGGCTTTTGCGGCTGCTTGCGGCGGAGAGCCGAGCCATTCGGACGCTCGTGAAAACGGCTGGAGACGTGGCCATCGAGGCGCGTGGAGGCGCGCGTCCGAAGGGGTCGGTGATGGGCGTTGCGTCGGGCGTGGACGTGCTCGTGGATTTGCGCGGGCTCGTGGAAGGCGCGAAGGAAGCGGCGCGAATCGAGCGTGAAATCAAGAAGTGCGAAAAGGACATTGCTGCGCTCGAGAAGAAGCTTTCTTTGCCGAGTTTCGCGGAGAAGGCGCCGCCGGAGGTGGTTGCTGAATCGCGCACGCAGCTCGAGGAATTGCGCAAAAAGCGCGCGGGGCTCGAGGAAGCAAAGGGTTTGTCGGCGGAATTGGGGTGA
- a CDS encoding selenium-binding family protein yields MLSRPDPTFYPSPRMAMDAPRERVAYVAAPDANAVLGRPNPVRDALCTVDLDPKSPTYSQIIATAEVPNFGDELHHSGWNACSAALCPYAPHPHVERRYLLLPALRSSRIYVFDTKPDPRSPKLVRTIEAEEIASRTGYSRPHTLHCGPNGIYVSALGNPAGDGPGGIFLLDCDSLDVLGRWEIDRGPQYLHYDFWWHLGHDTLISSEWGTPKMIEDGVNPELLLGRKYGHCLHVWDLRRRKHVQALDIGDENQMALELRPAHDPTKAYGFMGVVISVVDLSASVWLWYREGDKWAVKKVITIPAEPADKDILPPLLKGFGAVPPLVTDINLSLDDRFLYVSCWGTGELRQYDVSNPHDPKLVGSVHIGGIARRASHPRSNGPLTGAPQMVEVSRDGRRIYFTSGLYTTWDEQFYPDGLKGWMVKVDVQEGGGMSMDPDFFVDFGPRRAHQVRLEGGDASSDSFCYP; encoded by the coding sequence ATGCTTTCTCGACCCGATCCCACGTTTTATCCCTCCCCTCGCATGGCCATGGATGCGCCGCGCGAGCGAGTTGCGTACGTCGCGGCGCCCGATGCCAATGCGGTCCTCGGCCGACCCAATCCGGTGCGTGATGCGCTTTGCACCGTGGACCTCGATCCAAAGTCGCCCACGTACAGTCAAATCATCGCCACCGCCGAAGTGCCGAACTTTGGCGACGAGCTTCACCATTCGGGTTGGAATGCGTGTAGCGCAGCGTTGTGTCCTTACGCGCCACATCCGCACGTCGAGCGGCGGTATTTGCTGCTACCTGCGCTTCGTTCGTCGCGCATTTACGTGTTCGACACGAAGCCGGATCCGCGCAGCCCGAAGCTCGTGCGGACGATCGAAGCCGAAGAAATCGCGTCGCGTACGGGCTATTCTCGCCCGCACACGCTGCATTGTGGTCCCAATGGGATTTACGTTTCGGCATTGGGAAACCCGGCGGGAGATGGCCCGGGGGGCATTTTCCTGCTCGATTGCGACAGCTTGGATGTACTGGGCCGCTGGGAAATCGACCGCGGGCCGCAATATTTGCATTACGACTTTTGGTGGCATTTGGGCCACGACACGCTCATTTCGAGCGAATGGGGAACGCCGAAGATGATCGAGGACGGCGTCAATCCCGAACTCTTGCTGGGCCGCAAATATGGCCATTGTTTGCATGTGTGGGACTTGCGGCGCCGCAAGCACGTGCAGGCGCTCGACATTGGCGACGAAAATCAAATGGCGCTCGAATTGCGTCCGGCGCACGATCCCACCAAAGCGTATGGATTCATGGGCGTCGTCATCAGCGTCGTGGATCTTTCCGCTTCGGTTTGGTTGTGGTATCGCGAGGGCGACAAGTGGGCTGTAAAAAAGGTCATTACGATCCCCGCCGAACCAGCCGACAAAGACATTCTCCCGCCACTACTGAAAGGGTTTGGCGCGGTACCGCCGCTCGTGACGGACATCAATTTGTCGCTCGACGACCGATTCCTTTACGTTTCGTGTTGGGGGACGGGCGAGCTGCGGCAATACGACGTTTCGAATCCGCACGATCCGAAGCTCGTGGGGTCGGTGCATATTGGTGGGATTGCTCGGCGCGCGTCGCATCCGCGGTCGAATGGGCCGCTGACAGGGGCGCCGCAGATGGTCGAAGTGAGCCGTGATGGGCGCCGGATCTACTTCACGAGCGGTCTTTATACGACGTGGGACGAACAGTTTTACCCCGATGGCCTGAAGGGTTGGATGGTCAAAGTGGACGTCCAGGAAGGTGGCGGAATGTCAATGGATCCGGACTTTTTCGTCGATTTCGGGCCGCGGCGAGCTCATCAGGTGCGCCTCGAGGGTGGTGACGCTTCTTCGGATTCATTCTGTTACCCGTGA
- a CDS encoding rhomboid family intramembrane serine protease, translating into MIIPIAHEHMGHRRWPFVTIAIVVTCLVVHGIVSPLEQANRHATDRALKEAFLYHATHPYLKVNAPLDKIIGYERGSRPRVDKPKQVPDSEEDRQKEQAHFDGLGAAYQKTAHDRPKYKYGYVPGRGDGLQIVTHQFLHGDWLHLLFNMWFLWLCGVNLEDRWGRAVYAPFYFAAGIAAALAELFWGGLPDVPRIGASGAVAGAMGAFLVVYAKTRIRFMMVFRLRPVFFTARAYVMMPLWFALEVFYYYFAKPGLVAHAAHIGGFLFGVATALVLRQTGLEKKLDTAIEEKITVKQDPRIVEASDLVTQGRPVEALELLDKLYAESPSNIDVQLETLRAAKAAGQPDREITAHGRLLQLYIREKQDEAAMSLFRELRAEKRVGDLPGPVLLTMGQTLEKAGFDRDAADAYEALHRGNAASLLAVKAMIAQAKIEARIGTTEHARELLTAARESPFSTKELDDVVDAELAKLPRHVTS; encoded by the coding sequence ATGATCATTCCGATCGCGCACGAACACATGGGACATAGGCGGTGGCCATTCGTCACGATCGCCATCGTCGTGACGTGCCTCGTCGTTCACGGCATCGTGTCGCCCTTGGAGCAAGCAAATCGGCACGCGACCGACCGAGCGCTGAAGGAAGCATTTTTATATCACGCCACGCATCCATATCTGAAGGTGAACGCGCCGCTCGACAAAATCATCGGATACGAGCGCGGATCGCGGCCGCGCGTCGACAAACCCAAGCAAGTCCCGGATTCCGAAGAGGATCGCCAAAAAGAACAAGCCCATTTCGATGGCCTCGGCGCGGCATACCAGAAGACCGCCCACGATCGCCCCAAATACAAATATGGATACGTTCCGGGGCGAGGGGACGGGCTTCAAATCGTAACGCATCAGTTTCTGCACGGTGATTGGCTGCATCTGCTCTTCAATATGTGGTTCTTGTGGCTTTGCGGCGTGAACCTGGAAGACCGCTGGGGGCGCGCGGTCTATGCGCCATTCTATTTTGCCGCAGGCATTGCTGCCGCCCTTGCAGAACTGTTTTGGGGCGGTTTGCCCGATGTCCCGCGCATCGGTGCGTCCGGTGCGGTCGCCGGCGCCATGGGCGCATTTCTCGTCGTCTATGCGAAAACGCGTATTCGCTTCATGATGGTTTTCCGGCTCCGCCCCGTGTTTTTCACCGCTCGCGCGTACGTGATGATGCCGCTGTGGTTTGCTTTGGAAGTTTTTTATTATTACTTCGCCAAACCGGGGCTCGTTGCCCACGCTGCACACATTGGCGGATTTCTTTTCGGCGTCGCCACAGCGCTCGTATTGCGACAAACCGGGCTCGAGAAAAAACTCGACACGGCCATCGAAGAAAAGATCACCGTAAAGCAAGATCCACGCATCGTCGAAGCATCGGACCTCGTGACCCAAGGTCGCCCCGTCGAGGCCCTGGAGTTACTTGATAAGTTGTACGCGGAATCTCCATCGAACATTGATGTGCAGCTCGAAACGCTCCGCGCCGCAAAAGCCGCAGGTCAGCCCGATCGAGAAATCACCGCTCACGGTCGACTGCTACAGCTCTATATCCGGGAAAAACAAGACGAAGCTGCAATGTCGTTGTTCCGCGAACTTCGAGCAGAAAAACGCGTCGGAGACTTGCCCGGCCCTGTGCTTTTGACCATGGGACAGACGCTGGAGAAAGCAGGCTTCGATCGAGACGCGGCAGATGCGTACGAAGCGCTCCATCGTGGAAACGCGGCGAGTCTTTTGGCGGTCAAAGCGATGATCGCGCAAGCGAAGATCGAAGCACGTATTGGCACGACGGAGCACGCACGCGAGCTCTTGACTGCAGCGCGCGAGTCGCCGTTTTCGACGAAGGAATTGGATGATGTGGTGGATGCGGAGCTTGCGAAGTTACCGCGTCACGTCACTTCGTGA
- a CDS encoding response regulator: MATTILAVDDSVTMRKVLEITFAGPEFRCIAVPGPDAALDKLKSDKPAVVIADVTLEGKNGYDLCKAIKQASPSTPVLILSSKQNPYDSAKGSAASADDYMDKPFDSTQMLEKVRKLLASPSKSAETPKAPETPKVVHAPAMTPKPAAQPQIAAASPAGAAPQRAKTMLYNPQGVNTQAPAAAAKPEAAKPAAAAVAAAAAAPVNGQMTAQLEAMGLTPAQVEGVLALSRDVIERVVWEVVPVLAETLIKEEIARLTK; the protein is encoded by the coding sequence GTGGCCACCACCATCCTCGCCGTCGACGACAGCGTGACCATGCGCAAGGTCCTCGAGATCACGTTTGCGGGTCCCGAGTTTCGCTGTATCGCGGTCCCTGGGCCCGATGCTGCCCTCGACAAACTCAAGAGCGACAAACCTGCGGTCGTCATTGCCGATGTGACGCTCGAGGGCAAAAACGGCTACGACCTTTGCAAGGCGATCAAACAAGCATCTCCATCGACGCCCGTCCTCATCTTGTCGTCGAAGCAGAACCCCTACGATTCGGCCAAGGGTTCCGCGGCTTCTGCCGACGACTACATGGACAAGCCCTTCGACAGCACGCAGATGCTCGAGAAGGTCAGGAAGCTCTTGGCCTCGCCGTCGAAGTCCGCAGAGACGCCGAAAGCACCCGAGACGCCGAAGGTGGTGCACGCGCCGGCGATGACCCCCAAACCTGCGGCTCAACCGCAGATTGCCGCTGCAAGTCCGGCAGGTGCCGCGCCGCAGCGTGCAAAGACGATGCTGTACAACCCGCAAGGGGTGAACACGCAAGCCCCGGCAGCCGCCGCCAAACCCGAAGCGGCCAAACCCGCAGCAGCAGCCGTCGCGGCCGCCGCAGCAGCTCCCGTGAACGGGCAGATGACCGCGCAACTCGAAGCGATGGGTCTCACGCCGGCGCAAGTCGAAGGCGTCCTCGCGCTCTCGCGCGATGTCATCGAACGCGTCGTGTGGGAGGTCGTTCCGGTCCTCGCCGAAACGCTCATCAAAGAAGAAATCGCTCGCCTCACGAAGTGA
- a CDS encoding RluA family pseudouridine synthase has product MSHKRSKTPPAKPPSAHPSPAKEKAPLGASDASWIVPEDLGGRALDAVVRTLADVPWSVARKWIASGKIAVRGVQWTDGTKHVAAGAVITRHPRAPSAKAARVAEASDELIAYVDASVVVVRKPAGISTVPFGDEPPAERERTLDAIVRDVLAKRDHIRGRAPLGVVQRLDKATSGLLVFARSFAAKKHLGNQLRDHSMRRVYLAIAHGDVAKRTFRSRLVVNRGDGLRGSLREDERAMEGQLAVTHVEPIERLRGATLVACRLETGRTHQIRIHLSEAGHPIVGETVYVRKYPGPLIAAPRLMLHAKELGFVHPRTNEVVVFEEPPPKDFETVLAQLRSS; this is encoded by the coding sequence ATGTCCCACAAGCGATCAAAAACACCGCCTGCCAAACCCCCGTCGGCCCACCCATCACCCGCAAAGGAAAAGGCACCACTCGGCGCTTCCGATGCCTCGTGGATCGTGCCCGAGGATCTCGGCGGACGCGCGCTCGACGCTGTCGTCCGAACGCTCGCAGATGTGCCTTGGTCGGTCGCGAGAAAGTGGATCGCGTCTGGCAAGATCGCCGTCCGCGGCGTGCAGTGGACAGACGGGACGAAGCACGTTGCAGCGGGCGCAGTCATCACGCGGCACCCTCGTGCACCATCTGCAAAAGCCGCTCGCGTCGCCGAAGCTTCCGACGAGCTCATCGCGTACGTCGACGCATCGGTCGTCGTCGTGCGCAAACCCGCCGGCATCTCCACCGTACCGTTTGGCGACGAGCCACCCGCTGAACGCGAACGCACGCTCGATGCCATCGTGCGCGACGTGCTTGCCAAACGCGATCACATCCGCGGTCGAGCTCCGCTTGGCGTCGTGCAGCGACTCGACAAAGCCACGAGCGGGCTCTTGGTGTTCGCCCGATCGTTCGCTGCGAAAAAACATCTCGGCAACCAGCTTCGAGATCACTCGATGCGCCGCGTCTACCTCGCGATCGCACACGGCGACGTCGCCAAGAGGACGTTTCGATCACGCCTCGTGGTCAACCGTGGTGATGGTCTTCGAGGGTCGTTGCGAGAAGACGAACGAGCGATGGAAGGACAACTCGCCGTGACGCACGTCGAGCCCATCGAGCGACTTCGCGGAGCAACACTCGTAGCGTGCCGACTGGAAACGGGGCGCACGCATCAGATCCGCATTCACTTGTCCGAAGCAGGGCATCCGATCGTCGGTGAAACGGTGTACGTGCGGAAATACCCGGGACCGCTCATCGCCGCACCGCGTTTGATGCTGCATGCCAAGGAGCTCGGCTTCGTTCACCCTCGAACGAATGAAGTGGTGGTGTTCGAAGAGCCCCCGCCGAAAGATTTTGAAACCGTGCTCGCGCAGCTTCGTTCGTCATGA